Proteins from a genomic interval of Capsicum annuum cultivar UCD-10X-F1 chromosome 4, UCD10Xv1.1, whole genome shotgun sequence:
- the LOC107866820 gene encoding ganglioside-induced differentiation-associated protein 2: MNSPTSLMTISISEQEKLIHKLQIFKIQGKDKRGCSILRVIGKLFPARVVSVETVNKYLQEKIYPSLEQRKFSIVYLHTGVNRTENFPGITALRSVCDAMPENVKARLNAVYFLHPSLQSRFFLALFGRLIFTGGVYWKLNYVTRLEFLWEHVKRKEIEMPEFVYDHEEELDDYRPIMDYGIEGDHPRVYIDSTVEPAVSMYSMRCIA, translated from the exons atgaattctccaacttcttTGATGACCATCTCCATATCAGAACAAGAAAAACTCATACACAAACTCCAAatcttcaagattcaaggtaaAGATAAACGTGGTTGCTCCATCCTTCGCGTCATCGGCAAACTTTTCCCTG CAAGGGTTGTAAGTGTGGAGACAGTGAACAAGTATCTACAAGAGAAGATATATCCAAGTTTAGAGCAGAGAAAATTCTCTATAGTGTACCTGCATACAGGGGTTAACAGAACTGAAAATTTCCCTGGAATAACTGCTCTCCGATCAGTCTGCGATGCTATGCCAGAAAACGTGAAAGCTCGTCTGAATGCTGTTTATTTTCTTCATCCAAGCCTGCAGTCTCGATTCTTCCTTGCACTTTTTGGTCGTCTCATCTTCACCGGAGG GGTGTATTGGAAGCTGAATTATGTGACAAGGCTAGAGTTCTTGTGGGAACACGTAAAGAGAAAGGAGATAGAAATGCCCGAGTTTGTGTATGATCACGAAGAGGAGCTTGATGACTATCGTCCGATCATGGATTATGGAATAGAGGGAGATCATCCCAGGGTTTATATTGATTCTACTGTTGAACCTGCTGTGTCAATGTACTCAATGAGGTGTATTGCTTAG
- the LOC107866821 gene encoding tRNA pseudouridine synthase A, translated as MEKEPVPSSITAEEPEPKKQKMSITSDDEEEYDASAADGAGDGAAPARKPRYKRRKIAIFFAYCGVGYQGMQKNPGAKTIEGDLEEALYQAGGVPDHDKCQPRRYDWARSARTDKGVSAVGQVVSGRFYVDPPGFVDRLNSILAPQIRIFGFKRTTNAFNAKKFCDKRRYVYLVPVFALDPCAHRDRESVLASLGSGNELVKCLHCSERGRKVIGAMGKRVYDPKTKSVIVVDAPTSEGNAVIENGDSLSENVEEMNDENAKVVEERVQESVFSYGEKEKERFNRILKYYEGTHNFHNFTTRTKADDPAAKRYIISFNANTVVNVQGIEFVKCEVIGQSFMLHQIRKMIGLAVAIMRNCAPESLIVTAFRRDVNINVPMAPEVGLYLDECFFTSYNSKWKDTHEEVSLTAYSEMAEEFKMKHIYSHIALTEHKEGTMGVWLHSLNHRNYPDLRAVDLGKPAGDGSEVVEVVETAVDAGLGVVNNGESTDNVNSTGAGDSPDVTKTVVEAGLGAANNGESTDNVDFAGAGSAVTETVIVADLGSINNGESTDNVTSAGAGAGSGSEVCKTVVEADLVAINNGESTNATNGEAGHDADLVDS; from the exons atggAGAAAGAACCTGTTCCTTCATCAATTACCGCAGAAGAACCTGAACCCAAAAAGCaaaaaatgtccataacttccGACGACGAAGAAGAATACGACGCCTCCGCCGCCGACGGAGCCGGAGATGGTGCAGCACCGGCACGGAAACCGAGGTACAAGCGTCGGAAAATAGCAATATTCTTTGCTTACTGTGGCGTAGGTTATCAAGGTATGCAGAAGAATCCAGGAGCTAAAACAATCGAAGGTGATTTAGAAGAAGCACTTTATCAAGCAGGTGGCGTGCCTGATCATGACAAGTGTCAACCTAGAAGGTACGATTGGGCTCGTTCTGCTCGTACTGATAAAGGCGTTAGTGCTGTAGGTCAAGTAGTTTCGGGTCGGTTTTACGTCGACCCGCCAGGTTTTGTTGATCGATTGAATTCTATTCTAGCTCCGCAAATCCGGATCTTCGGGTTTAAACGGACAACGAATGCGTTTAATGCTAAGAAGTTTTGTGATAAGCGAAGATATGTGTATTTGGTTCCTGTTTTTGCTCTTGATCCATGTGCACATCGTGATAGAGAGAGTGTTTTAGCTAGTTTAGGATCTGGAAATGAGCTTGTTAAGTGCTTACATTGTTCAGAACGGGGTCGTAAAGTCATTGGAGCAATGGGGAAACGCGTTTACGATCCAAAAACTAAGTCGGTaattgttgttgatgcaccaaCAAGTGAAGGTAATGCAGTAATTGAAAATGGAGATTCTTTAAGTGAGAATGTTGAAGAAATGAACGATGAGAATGCTAAAGTAGTTGAAGAACGGGTGCAAGAGAGTGTCTTTAGCTatggagagaaagagaaagagagatttAATCGAATTTTGAAGTACTATGAAGGAactcataattttcataatttcacgACGAGGACAAAAGCTGATGACCCTGCTGCGAAGAGATATATCATTTCGTTTAATGCAAATACAGTAGTTAATGTTCAAGGCATTGAATTTGTGAAGTGTGAGGTTATTGGCCAGAGCTTCATGCTTCATCAAATCCGTAAAATGATTGGTCTTGCTGTAGCTATCATGAGAAACTGTGCTCCTGAATCCTTAATTGTAACTGCCTTCCGAAG GGATGTCAACATCAATGTTCCCATGGCGCCTGAGGTTGGATTATATTTGGACGAATGCTTTTTCACCTCGTATAACAGTAAGTGGAAGGATACTCATGAAGAAGTGTCTCTGACAGCTTATTCAGAGATGGCCGAAGAATTCAAAATGAAGCATATCTATAGTCATATTGCATTGACGGAGCACAAGGAAGGGACAATGGGCGTATGGCTGCATTCCCTGAACCATCGTAATTATCCTGATCTGCGTGCCGTGGATCTTGGTAAACCTGCTGGTGATGGTTCAGAAgttgttgaagttgttgaaaCTGCTGTTGATGCTGGTTTAGGTGTTGTCAACAATGGTGAGAGTACCGATAATGTTAATTCTACTGGTGCTGGTGATAGTCCAGACGTTACTAAAACTGTTGTGGAGGCTGGTTTAGGTGCTGCTAACAATGGTGAGAGCACTGATAATGTTGATTTTGCTGGTGCTGGTTCAGCAGTTACTGAAACTGTTATTGTGGCTGATTTAGGCTCCATCAATAATGGTGAGAGCACTGATAATGTTACCTCTGCTGGTGCTGGTGCTGGTTCTGGTTCTGAGGTTTGTAAAACTGTTGTTGAGGCTGATTTAGTTGCTATCAACAATGGTGAGAGTACCAATGCAACAAATGGCGAGGCAGGGCATGATGCTGATTTGGTTGACTCGTAG
- the LOC107866819 gene encoding F-box protein SKIP23, with protein MSVDHDWSELPPELHHGLSELSPELHRDWSELPPELLHTIANYLINLTDYLHFRAVCSTWRSSTPATPINLPCQLPWLMLPKNRSNRRGFINFVDNKLHFLNLPEASNRRRRCGSSHGWLIIVDESSPLILMINPITKVTFNLPPVTQFPNVLNFDFYSVGREYTVRSSDGEVYTRNLKEMCDLFIRKVVISSSPSRDPNFIVMAILNETGELAYCKNGENLWNFIDEARFYAEDVIYFEGLFYAVHKSGEIAVCDVTGNSPSVSFIETPRQIGGDMQYLVRTNDEFLLVTRYLELDIDAAYHQLDVVYKTVEFCVFRLVLEGPRWEKISCLGDKMLFLGENSSLALLASDFPGCVGNRIYFTDDYCEANYDGVNGNHDLGYYKLEDGSIEALSCYPRNSHSMLRWPPPIWFTPNPC; from the coding sequence ATGTCGGTTGACCATGACTGGTCAGAACTTCCACCGGAGCTCCACCATGGCTTGTCGGAACTCTCACCAGAGCTCCACCGTGATTGGTCGGAGCTTCCACCGGAGCTTCTCCACACAATCGCAAATTACCTAATTAACCTTACCGATTACCTCCATTTCCGAGCAGTTTGCTCCACTTGGCGATCCTCAACTCCGGCGACTCCAATAAACCTCCCTTGTCAGCTCCCATGGTTAATGCTCCCAAAAAACCGGTCGAACCGGCGTGGTTTTATCAACTTCGTTGACAACAAGCTCCACTTCCTCAACCTCCCCGAAGCTTCAAACCGGCGCCGACGTTGCGGTTCTTCTCACGGCTGGCTCATCATCGTCGATGAATCATCGCCGTTGATTTTAATGATCAATCCAATCACAAAAGTGACGTTCAATCTTCCGCCGGTTACGCAGTTTCCGAATgtattgaattttgatttttacagCGTCGGGAGAGAATATACAGTGCGATCATCCGACGGAGAGGTGTATACTCGTAACTTGAAGGAAATGTGTGATTTGTTTATTAGAAAAGTTGTGATTTCTAGTAGTCCTTCGCGTGATCCGAATTTTATTGTTATGGCAATACTTAATGAAACAGGTGAGCTTGCTTACTGCAAAAATGGGGAAAATTTATGGAACTTTATTGACGAAGCGCGGTTTTATGCAGAGGATGTTATATATTTTGAAGGATTGTTTTATGCTGTTCATAAATCTGGTGAAATTGCTGTTTGTGATGTTACTGGTAATTCGCCTAGTGTTTCGTTTATTGAAACTCCGAGGCAAATTGGAGGTGATATGCAGTATTTGGTTAGAACAAATGATGAGTTTTTACTCGTGACGAGATATTTGGAGCTTGATATTGATGCTGCGTATCATCAGCTTGATGTTGTGTATAAGACAGTTGAATTTTGTGTGTTTAGGTTGGTCTTAGAAGGGCCTAGATGGGAGAAGATTAGTTGTTTGGGTGATAAGATGTTGTTTTTAGGAGAAAATTCGTCGTTGGCATTGTTGGCGTCTGATTTTCCTGGATGTGTCGGAAACAGGATTTACTTTACTGATGATTATTGTGAGGCTAATTATGATGGTGTCAATGGGAATCATGATTTAGGTTATTACAAGTTAGAGGATGGTAGTATTGAAGCGTTGTCCTGCTATCCCCGCAATTCACATTCTATGCTTCGTTGGCCTCCTCCAATTTGGTTCACTCcaaatccatgttga